In the genome of Plasmodium yoelii strain 17X genome assembly, chromosome: 14, one region contains:
- a CDS encoding signal recognition particle receptor subunit beta, putative gives MENAVNILNEVIGKIKDYNKKYGINLDEFHNVLFVTSILLALLFIFYIFFILFAIFFKKSKSNKVVLLLGPCESGKTTFLFKLKTDKMCRTVPSMKENVAFIFLKNIKKSKYIQFVDFPGHPKLAFGIKKYLNITNVIVYLLDSSDRQSLKYVAENMLELFMNKAIVKRQIPIIIFCNKTDLCNSRPKKVIKEDLEREIEILKMSKYNSLEDDINDETECFLGVNSEFFRFERAPIPVEMCSASIKNNNVDEVIELIGKYY, from the exons ATGGAAAACGCAGTTAACATTTTAAATGAAGTtattggaaaaataaaagattataacaaaaaatatggaataaaTTTGGACGAATTTCACAACGTATTGTTTGTAACGAGTATATTATTGGcattgttatttattttttatatattttttattttatttgctatattttttaaaaaatcaaaatcaaataaagttgtattattattaggaCCATGCGAAAGTGGTAAAACCACTTtcctttttaaattaaaaacagATAAAATGTGTAGAACTGTCCCATCAATGAAAGAAAATgttgcttttatatttttaaaaaatattaaaaagtcaaaatatatacaatttgtTGATTTTCCTGGTCATCCTAAATTAGCCTTTGGTATTAAAAAGTATCTAAACATTACAAATGTAATTGTTTATTTACTTGACAGTTCAGATAGACAATCTCTCAAATATGTCGCaga aaACATGTTGGAATTATTTATGAATAAGGCAATTGTCAAAAGACAAATTcctatcatcattttttgcAATAAAACAGATTTGTGTAATTCGCGTCCAAAGAAAGTTATTAAAGAGGATTTAGAAAGagaaat cgAAATTTTGAAGATGTCTAAATACAATTCTCTTGAAGATGATATTAATGATGAAACGGAATGTTTTCTTGGCGTCAATTCAGAATTCTTTAGATTTGAAAGGGCTCCAATCCCAGTG GAAATGTGCAGCGcttcaataaaaaataataatgtggATGAGGTTATTGAGCTTAttggaaaatattattaa